TCATCTAATTTACAGAAGCGATAGCATAGAGATTCTGCTGGGGTCGAATACAGACTGAATCCGTATCCTGTTTCATTCTTCCATTGTTCAGTCTTTGCACTCATATATTTCACAATGTCTAGGCCCTTCTGACGAAGGATGTGATCGTCGAACATATGTCTACCATATAACGCAAGAATGGTTTCATGAATGCCTATGTAACCAAGAGAGATACTAGCTCTACCGTTTACTAATAGATGGTCAATGCTATCTTCCGGTTGAAGTCGACTCCCAGCGGCACCTTCCATATACAGAATAGGGGCTACCTTAGCTTTGACACCTTTCAAGCGTTGAATACGGTACATTAGGCCTTCCTTGCACGTATCTAATAATTTATCTAGCAGTAGGTAAAATTGTTGCTCTGATCCTTCAGCCTGTATGGCGATACGAGGCAGGTTGGCGGTTACGACACCCATATTGAATCTACCATCGTGAAGTTCTTGTCCATTCTCTTCATATACACCAAGAAAGGATCTGCATCCCATAGGGAATTTGAATGACCCTGTAATCTCTTTCACTTTGGGTACAGAGATGATATCCGGATACATACGTAGTGTGCTACATTTTAGCGCTAGTTTTTTAATATCATAGTTAGGGTCGGTTGGCTTTACATTCACGCCTGCTTCCATCCCGAAGATCAGTTTAGGAAATACTGGAGTTTTACCGTCCTTACCCAAACCTCTAATTCTATTCTTCAGAATAGCAATTTGAATCTGGCGTTCTTCCCATGATAGACCTCGACCAAATCCGAAGGTGCTGAAGGGGGTCTGGCCGTTGGCACTTACGAGTGTATTGATTTCATATTCCAAGGATTGAAAGGCATCAAAAGTCTCTTTTTCAGTGAGTTTCTTGGCATACTCAAAGCATCTTGGATATTCACTGTTCAGCGTACTATTGGTATAAGAAATATCTAATCCATCGATTACACTAGCATCGACCATATAGAGCCATTCTAGGCCATTCTTGTAATGCTTCTTGAAAGATTGCGCAACATAGGGAGCTAATATGACATCGATCTCGTTTATCGTATTCCCACCATAAATATGGCTGGCGACTTGGGCAATAATCTGTGCAGTAATGGCCGTTGCTGTTGTAATGGATTTGGGTGTCTCAATCTGAGCATTACCAAGCTTGAAGCCATTTTCTAGCATCCCCTTAAGATCAATCAACATACAATTATAAATAGGAAAATAGGGGCTATAATCTTGATCGTGAAAATGAAGATCGCCATTGTTATGCGCTTCGACAACTCTTTTGGGAATCATGTAGGTCTGAGCAAAGTCTTTAGCCATAATTCCTGCGAGCAAATCTCTTTGTGTCGGAATCGTTGCTCCATCTTTATTCGAATTCTCTTTCAACACTTCTTCATTGGTCAGGTCAAGAAGACCTTGTACTTTTTTGTCGAGACTGCCTCGTTCACGCCTTTTCAGCGTTCTTATCTCACGGTATCCAATATACTCCTCGGCAGCATCTTTTCTTGAGCTATTCATAAGGGAGGACTGGACTTCATCTTGAATATGTTCAATATCAATCTTTTCATATTTAGAAATTTTAGCTGTTACTTTATCTGCAACACGTTGTGCGACATCAATATCTATTTGTTTGTCCGTTCTATCCATAGCCTTACATATAGCATCGATAATTTTCTGTTGATTAAAGGGGACTTCAGATCCATCCCGTTTGATAACTAACGTAATAATCACCCTTTCTCCAGTTCTTATTTCGTGAGTAGTATATCATATCAAATAGACTTTGTTATTTATGTCACATAGTTTTCATTGTTTTTTAGAGATTAAAATTCAAGAAGAATACGCTTGACATAAATCAACATGTAGTGGTTACTATCCACAGCTAGACATAAGATATAGTATATACTTAAATAATGACCAGAATTTCTGGCTTGATATGATGGGTAAGGTTATTTCTGTAATGATAAAAGATGTGCTAATGAACTGGCTGTATTAGTGAATGACGGAGTGAAAATAGGAACTAAATCGAAGTAGGGTGGCAATACAAATAAGCTGTCAAGGAAACCTTGACAGCTTATCTAATGTTTTTGAACAACGAAGGGTATGGACATGGGGATTCAATGGTTAGAAGGGGGCATCTCCGATGATTGCCGTATGAGACGATCTTGTGCCGCAACGGTATGGGGTACAGGTCGATTGGACTGAACAGGGTCAGGACTATCAAAGTCTATACCATACTCATCTTCAAGCTGACGCTTTAGATTATAATCTTCTTTTTGAGAGAGTAAATCACGAGCTTCTAGACGTAATAGAAATTCCTTTCTAACGATGATTGAGTGAAGCAAACAAACCATCCAGCTAATAAGGAACAGCGACATTCCCGAGTTCGTCTGCCAGCTAGGATGGGGAAATGAGGCAGCCATACTGATGCCCACAAAGCATGAAAGGGTATAAATAACCGCCCAAACCGCCCAACGTTTACTTTTTACTCTTATAGCAATATAGACGAAGGCTGACCAGTTCATGAAAAAAACAAAATTTAATAAAATCCACCAGGATTGTACGATGTTCCACGCTAATTTTTTGTTTTTCGGCTCCACGCTATGTATTTCCTCCCCGATAAATATTCTATGGTATAGTTTATTACTGCTGATTATTCATCCACAGTTTACCATATACATTGTAAAATTCGTAGGAGGAAATTTGCTATGCACAAGAGTTATATGTTCGACCCCGTGTAAATCAGAATAGCATCTCGGAGGAACTCCGCTTGTCCTTGCTGCTTCTTATCATAGTATGAAGTGAACCTCTCATCATCTACATACATCTGCGCAACGCTTGCGTGAGCCTCTTTGCTGTAAGTGCTCCAGTAGTAACTCAACCATTGTCGATGTAAGTCTGCTACTTGTTGAGCTAACTCGCTTGAAGGATCGCCTGTGGCAAAAGCTTGAGCAAGGACTTCATGAATAGAGATATCCAACTGCTCAATCTCAGCAAATTGGGACTTTGTCATTGCTTTTATTTTTTGATTGGATGCATTGATTAGTTCATCCGAATACTTCGTTCTAATCTCCTGCCCGTATTTCGCTTCATTCTCATCAATCATCGTTTGTTTGAAGCCTTCGAATTTCTCTTCATTGGTCATCGTAATACGCCCTTTCGTTAAGGCCAATGTTTTATCCACATTAGCGATTAATTGGTCTAACTGTTCTCTTTTCTCAAGAAGTTTCTCACGATGTTCTCTTAGTGCATACTCCCCGTCAAAAGTTGGAGAAGTTATGATCTCCTTAATCTTATCTAAGTTAACGCCAAGTTCTCTGTAGAATAAGATTTGCTGTAATCGATCAATCTCAGATTGACCATAAATACGATACCCTGAAGAATTCGTTCTTGCGGGTCTAAGAATATCAATCTGATCATAATAACGTAAGGTTCTTGTACTTACTCCTGCCATATGAGCTAACTTCTGTATGGTATATTCCATGTTTAATCCTCCTAACAAGATAAGCGTATATCTTTACGTAGCGTTAATGTCAATAGATAAGATATGGAGAAGATCTTTGATGCATAAGATAATAGGTATTAGCTCATTCATAGAGTGATTTCACTTCTTTTTCTATTTTAGCTCAGGTGAAGGCCCTTGGAACGATGGTATTATTGTATAATGTACTTATCAATGGGAGGGAATGACATGACACTAATTACACAATTAACTCATCAAGATGAGTTTGTTGGATTTTATTTATTGAAGGAACTCGAAGTTAAACAAACAAATGGAACACCACCTAAAGATTATTTTGACCTCACTCTGTGCGATTCTAGTGGACAGCTATCCGCGAAGTTCTGGGATGTGTCGATAACAGATAAAGAAACATTTTTTCCAATGGATCTAGTGAAAGTGCAGGGAATCGCTCATCTATATCGTGAGAGACTTCAAATCAAAGTAACGAAGATGCGCAAAGCAATTCCAGACGATGGGGTATCCGTGACGGATTTCATTCGTTCAGCTCCGATGACACCTATTGATCTTGTTCATACTATCAAGCGGGCTCATGAAAGCATTGTTGATGAAGAGATTAAAGCGATCGTATCTTACTGTATTACGAAAGTAGAAGATAAATTGATACATTCTCCAGCAGCAAAGATGCATCACCATGCGTATTTTGCAGGACTTGCTTATCACATGGTTAGGATGCTCGAGATCGGGGAGTTTCTATGTAAACAGCGACCATTCCTGAATGCAGATTTCATTAAAGCTGGTATTATTCTGCATGATATTGCTAAGCCTGAGGAGATGGTATCACAGTTAGGTATTGTCTCGGAATATAGTGTGCAGGGTAAGTTGATCGGACATATTTCGATGGCCTCTAACTGGATTACCGAAGCGGCTATTCGATTGAATATAGATCTTAATAGCAATAAGGTTCTTGGGTTACAGCATTTAGTATTGTCTCATCACAATTTAGGTGAATGGGGGAGTCCTGTTCAACCTCAGACGCCTGAAGCTGTAGCATTACATCATATTGATACCATGGATGCGAAGCTTCAAATGGTAGAGGATGCGCTAGATACGACACCTGAAACGGATGAATGGACAACATATATTAGAGGACTCGAGAATAAGGCCATTTATCGGTTGAAAATATAACAACCTGAAGGGTTCGAATGATCCAGGAGAATGATGAGAATGGTTCAGTTACTATCTGGAGCTAACGCTTTAACGTAAATACTTGCATCATCCAAGACTTTATGCTTATAATAAGCTCAATTCAATTGAATGCAATATCTACCATGATGGAGACAAGTAATCTGATGCACCCTAACAGGGACGGTACGCCACCGATTGAGAGCGCACCGCGGGAGTTGCACTGATGAAATTCACTCCGGAGTTGATTTCCTGAACCGCACCCGGGTGCAGTAAGGAAGTCCGGCACACGCCGTTAATTGTGTTAAGTGAGAAAACCAAAACATTTGGCTGTCTAACAAGGGTGGTACCGCGGATATATCCGTCCCTTGCGAGACAGCTTTTTATTATTTTATATGGAGGATGATGAGGGATGAATAAAGATTTAGATCAATTAAGAGTTGAGCTTAATGAAGTGAATAGCAAACTATTAGGGTTGTTGAATGAACGCGCGCGTCTCAGTTATGAGATTGGTGTCATCAAGGAGAAGCAAGGTGTACCTAAATTTGATCCCATTCGTGAGAAAGAAATGTTAGAGCAAATTATAGCTAGCAATCAGGGTCCTTTCGAGGATAGTACGATTAAGCACTTGTTCAAAGAAATATTCAAAGCCTCGCTAGGTATACAAGAAGAAGATCATAAGCGCCAGTTGCTTGTTAGTCGTACACAACATGCGAAGGACACCGTTATTCCTCTAAAAGAACAGACTTGGGTCGGTGGTGGTTCACCTGTGATGGTGGCTGGCCCATGTTCCGTTGAATCGATGGAGCAATTACGTACTGTGGCTGCTGCTCTTAAGAAGGCAGGGGTTCAGGTCATGCGAGGTGGAGCGTTTAAACCCCGCACCTCTCCGTATGATTTCCAAGGACTTGGAATCGAAGGCTTGAGAATGCTCAAGGAAGTAGGCGATGAATTTGGACTTTCCATCATCAGTGAAATTGTGCATCCTGCACATATGGAGATTGCAGCTGAAACGATTGATGTCATCCAAATTGGCGCACGTAATATGCAGAACTATGAGCTATTGAAAGCGGCGGGCGAAGCGAAAATTCCTGTGCTGCTCAAACGAGGTATTGCGGCAACACTTGAGGAATTCATTCATGCCGCTGAATATATTCTATACCACGGTAACTCTCAAGTGATGTTAATTGAACGCGGAATTCGTACGTATGAGAAATGGACACGTAACACGCTGGATATTTCAGCAGTACCACTATTGAAGCAAGAGACTCATTTGCCAGTACTAGTCGATGTGACTCATTCTACAGGACGTAAAGATATTCTACTTCCTTGCGCAAAAGCGGCTCTAGCTGCTGGAGCTGATGGGATTATGGTCGAGGTGCATCCAGATCCGCAAACGGCTCTATCTGATGCTAACCAACAGCTGGATATTCCGCAATTCAATGATCTATGGAGTGGGCTTCAGGCATCTGGATTATTTATTCCTACGAAATAAGTCTATTTAGTAAATATATCCTGAGTTAAGTAAATAAAAAAAGGTTATTCGAACAATATGGGCTAGTCTCTAAAGGTCACATGGAAGTGAAGGGGGAAAAGATCGAAAAGATAGCGATTGTAGAGCATGGAGAAACACAAAATATGATAGATGCCGCCATCGATACGACTATTCCGGAGATTATTGAGAAGCAATCTACTGCAGAAGTTGATGCGGTATCAGGAGCATCGAAATCCAGTGAGGCTGTTATCCAAGCTGTAGAAAGTGCGCTACAGAATGCGAAGAAGAACTAAGTAACTTTTTATTAAAGGGGAGTGTCTGAAGACCTGTAGAAGGCTTCGGACACTCCTTTTCTTTAGTTATGGAACACAAAAAAATACTCAGCGTCTCCGCCGAGTATTATATATTATCGTACTTTAAATTTTAAATTGGTTGCGGGGGCAGGATTTGAACCTGCGGCCTTCGGGTTATGAGCCCGACGAGCTACCGGGCTGCTCCACCCCGCGTCATTAAAAGCAATGTTATTCTCAACCAGAAACTAAGTATATACTACAATGTACTGATAATGCAAGTGTTTTGTTGAAAAATGAATAAATATGTTGAAATTTCAGAAAAAAACATCTATAAATTTTGAATAGTGTCATGTCAGTAAAGCAAGGGAATGTTATAATTTGTGGACAATGATTACTAGCTTTTGATTAGACGGGGGAGAGGCATTGAGCGCTACATTTGAAATACACAATATCACGAAGAATGATTGGAATGAAGAGGCCCCGACTTTCAAATACTTATTTTCTAATATCTCAGCAGAAATATTGCAACCCGATCGAATTGCGATCATAGGTACCTCTGGACAGGGGAAGAGTACGTTATTACGAATGCTGGCCTTGCTGGAGGCTTCAGATCAAGGGGATATCCTCTTAAATAAAACTTCGTTTACGCAAATGGACTCTCGTATTTGGAGAATGCAAGTATGTTATGTGGCCCAACAAGCCGTTATGCTTCCCGCAACTATAGAAGATAATTTAAAGACAGTGAGTAGGTTACATGGTATTCCATATGACCAAGACCTCGCAACTCGACTATTAAACGAGATGGGTCTCGATTATTTGGATATGAGTAAGAATGCTACTGATTTATCAGGTGGTGAAAAACAACGTATCTCATTAATTCGATCATTGCTGCTTCGACCCAGCGTCCTTTTATTGGATGAAATTACGGCTTCTCTCGATAATAATATGACCCGGAAAGTAGAAGATGTACTACTTCAGTGGCATTTAGAAGAAGGGACAACCTTGTTATGGGTTACGCACGATCTTGAGCAAGCCAGCAGAATAAGTAGAAGAACATGGTTCATGGGAGAGGGCACTTTGCTGGAAGATAGTTTGAGTGCTTCTTTTTACGTTGAACCAGCAACAGAATTAGCGCGGAAATTCATTCAGGTTCCTGAAGGTAAGGTGTTGGTATGACACTAACGGCTTTGAGTTTTACGCTTCTGTTCATCATGCTAACGATGTTTATTTCAGTTTGGAAGAAGCTTGATCTTGAGAAGGATATCGCCATTGGAACCATTAGATCTGCGGTACAATTACTTCTGGTGGGTTACGTATTGCAGTTTATTTTTCAATCCGATCAGATGATTTATTCGATATTAATTATTATTTTTATGATCTGTATTGCATCATGGAATGCAGGCAAACGGGGGAGAGGAATTCCCGGTATTGTATGGCGAATTGCGCTAGCCATAACGACCATGGAACTTTTAATGATGGGGATTTTGCTAGGTCTGCATGTGATTCAAGCGACGCCACAATATATTATTTCAATCAGTGGGATGACCATCGGAAGCGCCATGATTGTGTCAGGATTGTTCATTAATCATATCAAACAGGAGTTCCGAGCATCCAAAGGAGAAATCGAGACCTTATTATCTCTTGGTGCGACAGCACAACAGGCTATTCATGATGTTAGGAAGCGAGCTGTGAAATTCAGTATGATTCCAACCATCGATGGGATGAAGACCGTGGGTCTTGTACAATTACCT
The nucleotide sequence above comes from Paenibacillus sp. IHBB 10380. Encoded proteins:
- the nrdD gene encoding anaerobic ribonucleoside-triphosphate reductase, whose translation is MIITLVIKRDGSEVPFNQQKIIDAICKAMDRTDKQIDIDVAQRVADKVTAKISKYEKIDIEHIQDEVQSSLMNSSRKDAAEEYIGYREIRTLKRRERGSLDKKVQGLLDLTNEEVLKENSNKDGATIPTQRDLLAGIMAKDFAQTYMIPKRVVEAHNNGDLHFHDQDYSPYFPIYNCMLIDLKGMLENGFKLGNAQIETPKSITTATAITAQIIAQVASHIYGGNTINEIDVILAPYVAQSFKKHYKNGLEWLYMVDASVIDGLDISYTNSTLNSEYPRCFEYAKKLTEKETFDAFQSLEYEINTLVSANGQTPFSTFGFGRGLSWEERQIQIAILKNRIRGLGKDGKTPVFPKLIFGMEAGVNVKPTDPNYDIKKLALKCSTLRMYPDIISVPKVKEITGSFKFPMGCRSFLGVYEENGQELHDGRFNMGVVTANLPRIAIQAEGSEQQFYLLLDKLLDTCKEGLMYRIQRLKGVKAKVAPILYMEGAAGSRLQPEDSIDHLLVNGRASISLGYIGIHETILALYGRHMFDDHILRQKGLDIVKYMSAKTEQWKNETGYGFSLYSTPAESLCYRFCKLDEEQFGVIDGVTDKGYYTNSFHLDVNKKVTPFEKIAFEKEYPYYASGGFITYCEFDSLVKNPEALEAVWDYAYENVPYFGTNTPTDKCLVCGFEGEFEATNTGFECPNCGNRNPKTSSVIRRCCGYLSEPSQRPFNAGKQKEVLSRVKHM
- a CDS encoding MerR family transcriptional regulator yields the protein MEYTIQKLAHMAGVSTRTLRYYDQIDILRPARTNSSGYRIYGQSEIDRLQQILFYRELGVNLDKIKEIITSPTFDGEYALREHREKLLEKREQLDQLIANVDKTLALTKGRITMTNEEKFEGFKQTMIDENEAKYGQEIRTKYSDELINASNQKIKAMTKSQFAEIEQLDISIHEVLAQAFATGDPSSELAQQVADLHRQWLSYYWSTYSKEAHASVAQMYVDDERFTSYYDKKQQGQAEFLRDAILIYTGSNI
- a CDS encoding 3'-5' exoribonuclease YhaM family protein yields the protein MTLITQLTHQDEFVGFYLLKELEVKQTNGTPPKDYFDLTLCDSSGQLSAKFWDVSITDKETFFPMDLVKVQGIAHLYRERLQIKVTKMRKAIPDDGVSVTDFIRSAPMTPIDLVHTIKRAHESIVDEEIKAIVSYCITKVEDKLIHSPAAKMHHHAYFAGLAYHMVRMLEIGEFLCKQRPFLNADFIKAGIILHDIAKPEEMVSQLGIVSEYSVQGKLIGHISMASNWITEAAIRLNIDLNSNKVLGLQHLVLSHHNLGEWGSPVQPQTPEAVALHHIDTMDAKLQMVEDALDTTPETDEWTTYIRGLENKAIYRLKI
- a CDS encoding ABC transporter permease, translating into MTLTALSFTLLFIMLTMFISVWKKLDLEKDIAIGTIRSAVQLLLVGYVLQFIFQSDQMIYSILIIIFMICIASWNAGKRGRGIPGIVWRIALAITTMELLMMGILLGLHVIQATPQYIISISGMTIGSAMIVSGLFINHIKQEFRASKGEIETLLSLGATAQQAIHDVRKRAVKFSMIPTIDGMKTVGLVQLPGMMTGMIIAGADPVEAVRYQILIVFSFTGSAAMTSMLLSALIYRRLFTPDLRVMQINNER
- a CDS encoding bifunctional 3-deoxy-7-phosphoheptulonate synthase/chorismate mutase; translation: MNKDLDQLRVELNEVNSKLLGLLNERARLSYEIGVIKEKQGVPKFDPIREKEMLEQIIASNQGPFEDSTIKHLFKEIFKASLGIQEEDHKRQLLVSRTQHAKDTVIPLKEQTWVGGGSPVMVAGPCSVESMEQLRTVAAALKKAGVQVMRGGAFKPRTSPYDFQGLGIEGLRMLKEVGDEFGLSIISEIVHPAHMEIAAETIDVIQIGARNMQNYELLKAAGEAKIPVLLKRGIAATLEEFIHAAEYILYHGNSQVMLIERGIRTYEKWTRNTLDISAVPLLKQETHLPVLVDVTHSTGRKDILLPCAKAALAAGADGIMVEVHPDPQTALSDANQQLDIPQFNDLWSGLQASGLFIPTK
- a CDS encoding ABC transporter ATP-binding protein, with translation MSATFEIHNITKNDWNEEAPTFKYLFSNISAEILQPDRIAIIGTSGQGKSTLLRMLALLEASDQGDILLNKTSFTQMDSRIWRMQVCYVAQQAVMLPATIEDNLKTVSRLHGIPYDQDLATRLLNEMGLDYLDMSKNATDLSGGEKQRISLIRSLLLRPSVLLLDEITASLDNNMTRKVEDVLLQWHLEEGTTLLWVTHDLEQASRISRRTWFMGEGTLLEDSLSASFYVEPATELARKFIQVPEGKVLV
- a CDS encoding FMN-binding protein, with product MKGEKIEKIAIVEHGETQNMIDAAIDTTIPEIIEKQSTAEVDAVSGASKSSEAVIQAVESALQNAKKN